Below is a window of Planococcus rifietoensis DNA.
AAAAAGCGCATAATATCAGCAATTCCGAGACCTTACTATTGATTGTTGAAAAAGCAGGCCTGGACCGTGAAAAGGCAGCGGAAGTTCTCGATTCGGATCAATTTCATGGCGAAGTCGAACGCGACATCCAAGAAGCTGGGCAGATCGGTGTACAAGGCGTTCCGTTTTTCGTCGTTAACCGAAAGTATGCGATTTCCGGCGCACAGCCGCTCGAAGCGTTCATTGAAGCGCTGGAGCAGATCGGCGAAGAGGAAGGTTTGCGTCCGGCATTGAAGCCAGTCGGAAAAGCGAAAACAAGCTTTTGTACTGGAGATTCCTGCGACGGCGAATAAGCCAGGCAAGCGCATTGACTTTGTATCTCGAATTACTTATAATTAAAAAGTCTCGAATTAAAGAATAATATTAATAGTACAAAGGAGTTTTACAAGTGGAAAATATTTTAGTCGTAAAAGCCAATAACCGTCCCGCTTCTGAGGGCGTTTCAAGTAAAATGCACGAAGTATTCATGGAGAACTTAAAAACAGATGCAGAGGTCAACACGTTTGACGTATTCGCAGAAGACATGCCGTATTTTGGCCAGGATTTCTTCGACGCCATGCAGAAATCAGCACAAGCGGAAGAATTGACTGACTTGGAGCAGCGCATCTTGACGGCAGCCAACAAAGCGATGGACGCATTCATGGATGCTGACGTAGTCGTGTTCGCATTCCCGTTGTGGAATAAAACAATTCCTGCAGCTTTGCAAACATTCATCGACTATGTCTACCGTGCAGGCATGACCTTCAAGTACACAGAAGAAGGCCCGGTTGGCTTGGTTCCAGAGAAAAAAGTCATCATCTTGAACGCACGCGGCGGCGTCTACTCGACACCAGAAATGGCGCCTAGCGAAATGAGCGTCAACTACATCCGTGCCATCATGAACTTCTTCGGCATCACAGACATCGAAGAAGTCATCATCGAAGGCCACAATATGTATCCTGACCGCGCTGAGCAAATCATCGCAGACGGCATGGAACGCGTGAAAGAAACAGCTAACACACTTTCTAAAGTAAATGCATAATGAATGATAAAGAAGGAAACGCTTCGGCGTTTCCGTCTTTTTTTTGTTTAAATTTGTTGACGCGAAGCTTTTCCAATCAAATGGATTAATTCAGCTTTTCTTTCATCAATTTATTTGCTCGACTTTCGCTATGCTCAAGCCTCGCAAACGAATGTCCGAGGCGTGCCTCGCAAGTTTGCTCCCACATCTGCGAGGCAGATGCGTCGCAAATAAATGAACTCAGCTGCCCTTCGTTCATTTATTGGTTAATGATTTCCACATAGGGGTAGACAGTCAATAAGCAAAACATTCAATAAAGGAGGGGCAGCATGTCTCAAAGTGAACAGCAAAACCGTATTCCCGAATCGAAAGAGTCTTTTTGGAGAGCGTACAAGGAATTGCCGGATTACCCGGCATTTACCGGCAATAAGTCTACGGAAGTCGCAGTAGTGGGCGCTGGAATCGCGGGCGTCATCACAGCGTATCTATTGGCGAAAGAAGGAAAGAAAGTGACACTTCTTGATGCCGGCAAATTGATCGATGGCGTCACGGGCTATACGACTGCGAAAATTTCGGCTCAGCATGGCCTGTATTACGCGCCGCTGATCAAACTGGTCGGTGAAAAACAAGCAAAGCTTTATTACGAAGCCAATATGGACGGATTGAAATTCATCGAAGAAACGGCAAAAGAACTGAACATCGATTGCGATTTTTCGCATCGCGATGCGTTCATCTATTCGACAAAAGATTCCACGGTGAAGTTATTGGAGAAAGAAGCGGAAGCATACCAGCAGCTGGGCATCGACGGGGAGCTTGCACGCGAAGAGTCAGAGCTGCCGTTCCCTGTGACAGAAGCGCTCGTCATGCGTAACCAGGCTCAATTCCATCCGGTGAAATTCTTGACCGGCCTCGTAAAAGAACTGGAGAAAATGGGCGTAGACATCCACGAACAAAGCCGCGCCATGAAAATCCTGAGCAAAAAAGACCCGGTCATCCAGACGGAAAACCTATCTCATTTATCGTGCGATAAAGTAGTCGTTGCGACGCATTATCCGTTCAACGATTTCGACGGCATGTATTTCTCCAGGCTGTCAGTCAACCGCTCCTATGCCATTGCCGTCCGGACCAATGGCAAGATTCCAGAAGGCATGTACATCAGCGCCGACAGCCCATCCCGCTCTATCCGGTTTACGCCGGGAGAGGACGGGGAAAAACTCTTGCTGCTCGGCGGAGAAGGCCATGCGACGGGCCAAAGCTCCGTCGACACGATGGAACATTACGAGAATTTGGCGAAGTTCGGCGAGGATTATTTCGCTGCAGACGAGATTCCATATCGCTGGTCGTCGCAGGATATGACGACTTTGGATAAAATCCCGTACGTCGGCACGATCACCGCGGGTTATGAAAATATCCTTGTCGCCACCGGATTCCATAAATGGGGCATGGCGAACGGCGCCATTGCCGGCCGGATTCTGACCGACCAAATCGTCGGGCGTGAAAACCCATACGCTGCGTTATTCGATCCGACGCGGCCGAAAGTGAAAACAGCCGATGCGGCGAGCTTCTTGAAAGACAATGCCTCGGTGGCAAAAGAACTGGTCAGCGGCAAACTGAAAAAAGCCTCCAAGACCATCGACGACCTTGAAAAAGGACAGGGCGGTCTTGTCAAAGTGGACGGCAAAAAAGCGGGCGGTTACCGAGATGAATATGGCCAAGTGCATCTTGTCAAACCGACCTGTACGCATATGGGCTGTGATGTGGCGTGGAACGATGCCGAAACATCATGGGATTGCCCGTGTCACGGTTCCCGCTTCTCGCATACCGGAGAAGTATTGGAAGGCCCTGCCGTGAAACCGCTGAAGAAATTAGAAGGCGGCATATAAAACGTAGAAAAAAAGAAGCAGCGACGGCTGCTTCTTTTTTTATGCTTATGCTGGGTTCGCTTGGATTTCCAAGTTCAATTTGATGTCTTCGCCGACAAGCACGCCGCCTGTTTCAAGCGCTTGGTTCCATGTCAAACCGAAATCTTTGCGGTTGATTTTGCCGTTGACGTTGTAAGCAACAACTTCAACGCCCCACGGGTTGGTAGCTTTGCCGCCGTATTCCGCTTCGAATTTCGCTGGGCGGGTCACGCCTTTGATCGTCAAATCGCCTTCAAGCTCATATTCGTCATCGTCTTTTTTGCGGATATCGGTTGCGTTGAACGTAATGTATGGATGCTGCTCAGCGTCGAAGAAATCTGCAGAGCGCAAGTGGTTGTCGCGGTCTTCATTATTGGTATCGATGCTTGTCACGTCAATTTTGAAATCGATCAATGCATTTTCAAGGTTGTTTTCATCTGCTTCCACCTGTGCTTCGTATGAAGCGAAAGAGCCTTTCACTTTTGAGATCATCATGTGTTTCACGGAAAATCCGATTTCTGAATGCGCTTGGTCTACTGTCCATTTTTTCATGAGTAATTCCTCCAATTTCGTATGTGTTAGCCTTACTATAAACAATTAATATCTCGAAGTCAATAGGTTTTAATTAAAATAGTTTTAATTAGAGATAAAATTTATCCAGACTTTAGTCCTTAACAAGGCAATATCGCTTGTCAAAACATGATGAAAAATGGATACTATTAAGAGCGAAAAGTTTAGAAGGGATTTGCTTGGAATGATGAAAGAAACTTGGTTGGCGGATTTGCGCCGTTTTGTGGCAGAAGATCACGTCAAAATGGACGAGCCTTTGCATTTGCATACATTGACGAAAATGGGCGGGCCGGCCGATATATTTGTAGCACCGACAACTGAAGATGAAGTAGCTTATACAGTAAAATACGCATATGACAATGAGATCCCGCTTTTGATGCTTGGGAACGGTTCTAATATGGTCGTCCGTGATGGCGGCGTCCGTGGAATCGTGCTGACATTCAAGAAGCTGGACGGCATCATGATCAATGGCACAACAGTAATTGCCCAAGGCGGCGCAGACATTAAGAAAGTATCGCGCGCAGCAGCTGACCGCCAGCTGACAGGCTTGGAATTCGCTTGTGGCATCCCTGGCTCGATCGGCGGCGCGATGGCGATGAACGCTGGCGCATACGGCGGCGAGATCAAAGACGTTATCGTCCGGGCGACCGTCTTGACAAAAGAAGGCGAAAAGCTGGTCTTGACGAAAGACGAGCTGGAACTCGGCTACCGGAAAAGCATCATCACGAAAAAAGGCTTTTATGTCCTGGCTGCCGAGTTCGGCCTCGAAATCGGCGAGCAGCGGGTCATTGATGCCAAAATGTCT
It encodes the following:
- a CDS encoding FAD-dependent oxidoreductase is translated as MSQSEQQNRIPESKESFWRAYKELPDYPAFTGNKSTEVAVVGAGIAGVITAYLLAKEGKKVTLLDAGKLIDGVTGYTTAKISAQHGLYYAPLIKLVGEKQAKLYYEANMDGLKFIEETAKELNIDCDFSHRDAFIYSTKDSTVKLLEKEAEAYQQLGIDGELAREESELPFPVTEALVMRNQAQFHPVKFLTGLVKELEKMGVDIHEQSRAMKILSKKDPVIQTENLSHLSCDKVVVATHYPFNDFDGMYFSRLSVNRSYAIAVRTNGKIPEGMYISADSPSRSIRFTPGEDGEKLLLLGGEGHATGQSSVDTMEHYENLAKFGEDYFAADEIPYRWSSQDMTTLDKIPYVGTITAGYENILVATGFHKWGMANGAIAGRILTDQIVGRENPYAALFDPTRPKVKTADAASFLKDNASVAKELVSGKLKKASKTIDDLEKGQGGLVKVDGKKAGGYRDEYGQVHLVKPTCTHMGCDVAWNDAETSWDCPCHGSRFSHTGEVLEGPAVKPLKKLEGGI
- a CDS encoding FMN-dependent NADH-azoreductase, with product MENILVVKANNRPASEGVSSKMHEVFMENLKTDAEVNTFDVFAEDMPYFGQDFFDAMQKSAQAEELTDLEQRILTAANKAMDAFMDADVVVFAFPLWNKTIPAALQTFIDYVYRAGMTFKYTEEGPVGLVPEKKVIILNARGGVYSTPEMAPSEMSVNYIRAIMNFFGITDIEEVIIEGHNMYPDRAEQIIADGMERVKETANTLSKVNA
- the murB gene encoding UDP-N-acetylmuramate dehydrogenase yields the protein MMKETWLADLRRFVAEDHVKMDEPLHLHTLTKMGGPADIFVAPTTEDEVAYTVKYAYDNEIPLLMLGNGSNMVVRDGGVRGIVLTFKKLDGIMINGTTVIAQGGADIKKVSRAAADRQLTGLEFACGIPGSIGGAMAMNAGAYGGEIKDVIVRATVLTKEGEKLVLTKDELELGYRKSIITKKGFYVLAAEFGLEIGEQRVIDAKMSDLTFQRESKQPLEFPSAGSVFKRPPGNFAGKLIQESGLQGRGFGGAEVSTKHAGFIVNKNNATANDYIQTIEMVKKAVFEKFGIDLELEVKIVGEDMA
- a CDS encoding YceI family protein produces the protein MKKWTVDQAHSEIGFSVKHMMISKVKGSFASYEAQVEADENNLENALIDFKIDVTSIDTNNEDRDNHLRSADFFDAEQHPYITFNATDIRKKDDDEYELEGDLTIKGVTRPAKFEAEYGGKATNPWGVEVVAYNVNGKINRKDFGLTWNQALETGGVLVGEDIKLNLEIQANPA